The window CATCCGCGAGAAAATCGGCTTGTTGATTTCCCGTTTTACGGGAGGTAGGAAAGTCCGGACACCATAGAGCAGCAAAGCGGATAACATCCGTCACCCGTGAGGGTAGGACAAGTGCAACAGAAAGCAGGTACAGTTCGGCTGTAGTGAAACCAGGTAAACTCTTTGCGGTGCAATGGTAAGTATATCGGTTCTTTTCAGTAATGGAAATAGGGGCGGCTCGTCCTGAAAACCGAGGGGTAATCAGCTCAAGTGTTGCAGCAATGTAACACGTAGATAAATAACAGGCACTTCTTCGGAAGTACAAAATCCGGCTTATAGATTTTCTCGTTTTTTACAATATAATCTTCCTCAAATTTTATTCTTCAATCTAACTTCTTTTCATAGCTATACTTGAAAGAGTATTGTTTTATATAAGTCTAATATAAGACTTGTGTAAAACTAAATAAGACGAATTAGAGACTTTTATATTGTTCTGTTATCACAAATTTGTATAAACAAATCAAAATGAGAACAGAAATCACATTACATTCAGTTCCTGAAGAAAAACCCGGATATATTCTTATTCTATTTTACCTTGCCTTTATATATGGACTTTTTTGGATAATAGACGAATGTCTGGTTTATTTTTTCAGTGATATAACCAATGCTGTACTGATAAAGATTCTTAATAAGGTAGTGTGGATCGGGTTGATGTTTTTTAATTATTTGATCGTAAAACATTTCCTTTATCTGATAAAAAAACAAAGAAAACGTCCGGTTATTTATCCTGTTTTAAATATTTCAAAAGAAGGAATAGCCTATTATCCGGAAAATAAAAAAGCCATATGGGTAGATATTTCAGAAATACAGATTATAGATTCTATATTGTCTGTAACCGTAGATTTTGATTCTGGAAAAGATTTTAAACTTAACCTTTTCAATACAGATCTTCAGAAGCAAATGAAGCAGGATGATTTTGAAAAACTATTGGAATATTATTATAAAAAAGAAATTTATATTTACCATACTCCATCATCCTGTGGTTGTGGTTGTTAATTTTAATATAATAACATAAAAATGGAAACAGAAATCACCTTATATAAATCCAGACAAAGAAAACCGGGGTATTCGGGGATTATTTTCTTTATGCTCATATCACTTGCTCTATTGGCTGCTCTTTGTGCAACAATATATCTCTTGCTAATAAGCAGTAATTTCTTTAAGTTTTTAATCTCCGTTATTGTACTTGTATTGATATCAGTCTTCTTATATAGTTCAGTAAAAATCTTAATCAGATGCATTACGGAGCAGAGAGCGCCGGAAGAAGAAGCTGTTGAAATACTGTCCATCACCAAAACAGGAATTTTTAACCATAAGGCAAAACAGCAATTGATCTGGGACGAAATTTCTGAAATTCAGATTATTGATGCTGTTATTTCGGTGACGGTAGATTTGTATCCTGAAAAAGATTTTCAATTATATTTAGGGGACACGGATGTTTATATGGATATGACCAGAGATGATTTTGCAAAATTACTTGGATGTCATTATAAAAAAGAAATTTATACCTATAATAGTCCTTTATCCTGTGGATGCGGAGGTTAATTGAGTGTATAATAGTAACCAGAATTACCAATTAAAATATTGACATTATGAAACCCGAATTTACTTCCATTTTACTGGATAACATACAGTTAGATTATGACCAGGATCCTTTGTGGAAAAGGATTTCAGAATATCAGATTGATCAGGCTGACGTCATTATTCCATTTTCCAGAAAATTAGCTCAGACTGAAGGTTGGACGAGAAGATTCTGTCTGCTTGCTATTGAAGAATATAAAAAGTTTGTTTATTTATGCTGTATCTCAAAAAACGGAGCCTCACCTTCAATCGTAGTAGATAAAGTATGGCATATGCACTTGCTTTATACCACCGAATACTGGAAAGAATTCTGTCCGAAGATCCTGGAAAGAGAACTGCATCATTTCCCAAACGTAGGTGGAATTAATGATTATCATAAGCATCAGGACTGGTATCTGGAAACATTAAAACTTTACATTAATATTTTCAGCCAAAATCCACGCGAAGGTTTATGGCGTATACCCAAAGAAATTATACCATTCCTGCTACCGGAAAATGGGAATAAGATAAAAAGTACCGAACAATTCACCTGGAAAAAAACCTTTGAAAAATTACATTCAAAGGTCTTCAATTATATTCATCACAGATCGGTTTTGAAATAAACCGTGACTGATTATTCTTCCATTAATTGCTTTTTGGCCTGTTGAAGACCTTCCGTGTCTTTATCAGAAAGTGTAGGATATTTGAGATTCATTTTTTCAAGAGTATCAATAATGATCTGGATAGCAGCTATTCTTGTAAACCATTTGCTGTCGGCAGGAAGTACATACCATGGAGCATGATCTTTTGATGTTTCATTGATGGCTGTTTCATAAGCTTCCATATATTGATCAAATAATGCTCTTTCCGGAAGATCCCCTACAGAGAATTTCCAGTTTTTTTCCTGCTCATCAATTCTGTCCAGAAGCCTTTTTTTCTGCTCATCTTTAGAAACATGTAAAAAGATCTTTACAACGGTTGTTCCGTTCTGTGAAAGGTGTTTTTCAAAATTTCTAATACTTTCATATCTGTTTTCCCAGAATTTATTGTCAAAATCTTTTACTGAAGACCACGTTTTTTCACTTAAATTATATTCAGGATGTACTTTGCAGACCAGAACACTTTCATAATGAGACCGGTTGAAAATCCCTATCATTCCTTTCTGTGGTAATGCAAGATAATGTCTCCATAAAAAATCATGGGAATACTCTTTAGAGCTTGGAGTTTTAAAGCTGGTCACATTACATCCCTGCGGATTTACCCCTCCGAAAACATGTTCTATCATACTGTCTTTTCCTGCTGCATCCATAGCCTGCAATACAACCAGGAGAGACTGGCTTCCGTCAGCGTATAATTTTTCCTGCAGTTCACGAAGCTTTTCTTTCTCCTGAATCAGCATTTGCTCTCCATCTTCTTTGGTAAGCTTTCCTTTATAAGATGTTGACGCTTTTTTTATTGAAAATTTTCCATTTACCTTAAAGTCATCTGAGAAATTGGTGTCCATATATTTTAAAGATTTAAAGATTTAAAGATTAAAAGATTTAAAGATTTAAAGATTAAAAGATTAAAAGATTAAAAGATTAAAAGATTAAAAGATTAAAAGATTAAAAGATTAAAAGAGGTTGTTATTAAAATTCAATAGGAGTGGGTTTTAGTCCAGCCATTTTTAAAAAAATAAATTCAAAAGGCTTCGGTCAAAACCTAAATAATATATTTGATAAATATCAATACCATTTCCTATTACCGATTATCTGCTACCTTCCACCTAAACTAACATAAATGTAATAAAAAAAACCGCCTCTATAGAGACGGTTTCTTTATTTTTTTGAGTAGAGATTACTTCGCAGCAGCCTTTTTAGCTAGTTTAGCAGCTTTCTTCTCTGCTTTAGCAGCTTCTTTCTGCTCTGCAGGAGTCAATACTTTTGTCTCAGCAACAGGAGCAGGAGCATTAGCGTCTACATTACCTTTAATGTAAATTACACTTCTACTGTTTGCAGGGTCGTTAGAGAAAACCTCAATCATTTTGTTGAAACCTCCAGGAATAGCTGTGTTGTATCCAACTTTGATTTTAGCAGATTTACCAGGCATAATAGGATCTTGACTGAACTCAGGAGTTGTACATCCACAAGAAGGCTTTACGTTTGAAAGAATCAAAGGCTTATCACCTGAATTCGTTACAGTAAAGAATCTCGTACCATCAGCATTAGGCTTAATAGTACCGTAATCGAAAGTTGTTTTATCAAATGTAATCGTTTGTGCAGATGCAATTGCAAATGTTCCGAATAATGCAATTCCTGCAATTAGTTTTTTCATATTCTTGAATGTTAATACGTTTGTTAGATAAATTTTGTGAAACAAAGTTAAAAATTATTTTAATTCATGCTTAAAAATTTTTTTCTTTAGACTATTTTTGCAAATTGCAAGCCAAAGAAATAGAATTTATGCAGATTTCAGAAAAGTACAATCCACAGGAAACAGAACAGAAATGGTACAATTACTGGTTGGAAAATAAATATTTCCACTCAGAACCTAATGATAAACCACCATATACCGTGGTCATTCCTCCGCCAAACGTAACGGGGATATTACACATGGGGCATATGCTGAACAATACCATTCAAGATGTTTTGGTCCGTCGTGCAAGAATGCGCGGGTTTAATGCTTGTTGGATTCCGGGAACAGATCACGCTTCAATTGCTACCGAAGCTAAAGTTGTTGCTAAATTGAAGTCTGAAGGAATCAATAAGTCAGATATTACCCGTGAAGAGTTTTTAACTCATGCATGGGACTGGACTCACAAATATGGAGGAACGATCCTTGAGCAACTGAAAAAACTGGGATGTTCTTGTGATTGGGACAGAACCCGTTTTACCATGGAAGATAACCTTTCAAAACAGGTTATCATAAGCTTCGTAGATCTTTATAATAAAGGAAAGATTTACAGAGGATACAGAATGGTCAACTGGGACCCTGAAGCAAAGACCAATATTTCTGATGAAGAAGTAATATTCAAAGAACAGAACGGAAAACTGTATTTCCTTAAATATAAAATTGAAGGCTCAGAAGAGTTTCTTTCAGTAGCTACTACGCGTCCAGAAACTATTTTCGGGGACACAGCGGTATGTATCAATCCGAATGACGAAAGATATGCCCACTTAAAAGGTAAAAATGTAATTGTACCTATTGTAAACAGAGTAGTTCCAATTATTGAAGACGAATATGTTGACAT of the Chryseobacterium viscerum genome contains:
- a CDS encoding glycine-rich domain-containing protein, coding for MKPEFTSILLDNIQLDYDQDPLWKRISEYQIDQADVIIPFSRKLAQTEGWTRRFCLLAIEEYKKFVYLCCISKNGASPSIVVDKVWHMHLLYTTEYWKEFCPKILERELHHFPNVGGINDYHKHQDWYLETLKLYINIFSQNPREGLWRIPKEIIPFLLPENGNKIKSTEQFTWKKTFEKLHSKVFNYIHHRSVLK
- a CDS encoding polyphosphate kinase 2 family protein; amino-acid sequence: MDTNFSDDFKVNGKFSIKKASTSYKGKLTKEDGEQMLIQEKEKLRELQEKLYADGSQSLLVVLQAMDAAGKDSMIEHVFGGVNPQGCNVTSFKTPSSKEYSHDFLWRHYLALPQKGMIGIFNRSHYESVLVCKVHPEYNLSEKTWSSVKDFDNKFWENRYESIRNFEKHLSQNGTTVVKIFLHVSKDEQKKRLLDRIDEQEKNWKFSVGDLPERALFDQYMEAYETAINETSKDHAPWYVLPADSKWFTRIAAIQIIIDTLEKMNLKYPTLSDKDTEGLQQAKKQLMEE
- a CDS encoding DUF1573 domain-containing protein; the protein is MKKLIAGIALFGTFAIASAQTITFDKTTFDYGTIKPNADGTRFFTVTNSGDKPLILSNVKPSCGCTTPEFSQDPIMPGKSAKIKVGYNTAIPGGFNKMIEVFSNDPANSRSVIYIKGNVDANAPAPVAETKVLTPAEQKEAAKAEKKAAKLAKKAAAK